The genomic DNA CATGCCCTTGCTTTTAGGTCGCGGCCAACGGATGGAAAGCCAAAAATCCATCGCCTCTCGCAACCCTCAGTAAACGTCGGTGGGGCGAGTCTCCTGCCGAGCCTTCGTCTCGGCACGTTGGCTCGCTCGCCCCACTTTCACTTCCGAAAGGTTGTTTTTTGATCCACGGATTTCGGATCGAGAAGCGGTCTTTATCCGTGTGATCCGTGTAATCGGTGGTTGAATCAGGTTCGTGGGGAAAGACCATCGACCGGCGCATTTCGAATGGCTTTGAGTGCTGGGTTGTTCTCCGCGCGGGATGCCTTTCCCCTCTCCCTGAGGGAGGGGACGGGGTGAGGGGGAAAGTGTCGCTCGAAAATCCACGGCGCGGCCTGCCGAGAAGCGCACCTTCACCTCCGTTAGCTCTGTTGCCTCCTGTTGAAATTGCAGGTCCAGTTTCAAAAGCTCGGCGACTCCGCGCCACGCAACGGCTTGTCCTTGGGTTGCATGTCCGGTCCCAGGCCGCCTGGCTTGCGGAAATCCGGCGGCGTGAATTTGCCCGGCTCCAACACCATCTCCAGATTCTTCAGCGGCTTCCCGTCGCGCAGAACCCGGCCGCTGACAGTGGCGCCCTCCGTGAGTTTCAAGTCGTGCGGTTTCCCGCTGGGCAGCCGGAAGAATTTCCGTTTCGCGAACGAGCGCGCTTCCACGGCCACCGTCATCCAATCGGGCGTTCCGGAATTTGTCGCCGCGCTGCCGATTGCAAATCGGCGATACGGCAGAGTGCAACTCTGCGCTACGTCGAAGGCACGCACGCTAAACACATATACCGGCGCCCTCGCCAACCACTTTCCGGCACTTGAGCACACCGCATCGGGGAACGAGCCGACGCGGCAATTTCGACCGGCGAGGCGCCGGTCGAAACACGCGAGGGCGCGTGTGCTCCCCACGGCTGCGTTGCCCAAGTTTTCGACTCAAATTCACGGTTTCTCCCACGTTTCGGGATGTGGTTCGTTGTCGTAGTTCCAGCGGCGGCGAGGTGTTGGCAAGCGCTCGAAGAGTCGGTCCGCACGATTGAATTCCACATGGCCGTCGCAAAAGACAAGATTCAGTCCCGGACGTCCACTCCGGTGGCTGGGCAGGTAACCGCCGGTGTAACGAAACGACTGAACTAGATACTCCTGGTCTGCATAGCGGATGGTATCGCCAATCGCGATCATGTCGCCCGGAGCGCTGATTTCAGGTTCCTTGTGCGGCTTTTCGTCCAGCCCCACTATGCTCCAGCCACCCAGTCCGAGGAGCGGTCTCCCGGTCCCGGAGACCCTGAGATCGGTTCCTCGCGCGTTGTAGGCATAGCTGCGCGCAGGATCACGGAACAGCCCGGGCGGGCTTGGCGCGATGGGATAGGTCGGCCCCCGGTAGCTGGGACACTTGAAGAGAGCGTTCGTCCAGTTGTTCTCCAGATAAGGCTCCACCGACTTGTCCCAGGTGTAGAGCGTCGTCGGTTCCCGAAATACCACCGAGTAGGGATAACGCTCCTGGTCCTGCACATAAAGGATCAACCCCAGGCCAATTTGCCGCAAGTTGCCCTGGCATCGAGCCTGGCGCGCCTTCTCCTTGGCCTTCGAGAGCGCCGGCAAAAGCAAGCTCGCGAGGAGCGCGATGACTGCAATGACGACGAGCAGCTCGGTCAAGGTGAAACCTCGGCTCGATTCCATTGCAGAGAGTGGGGAGCGCACGCGCCCTCGCGTGTTCCGACCGGCGCCTCGCCGGTCGGCCGATCGTCGTCGTGCTTCCGTCATCAAAGGACGAGCCCATCGACCGCACCTGTGTGGTCGGCGAGGGCGCCGACCACGGCACGCGAGGGCGCGTGCGGTCCCCGTGCGATTGAAGGCATGCTCGGCCAGGCTCATTTCTCCCACGTCTCCGGATGCGGTTCGTTGTCAAAGTTCCAGCGACGCCGGGCTGATTCGGCGCGCTGGTACAGGCGAACCATGTGGTTCAACTCGACGTGGCCATCGCAGAAGACGAAGTTCAAGTTTGGATGGTGGCTCGGATAGGGCCAGGAAGTGGACGGAGCG from Verrucomicrobiota bacterium includes the following:
- a CDS encoding DUF1559 domain-containing protein is translated as MSLAEHAFNRTGTARALACRGRRPRRPHRCGRWARPLMTEARRRSADRRGAGRNTRGRVRSPLSAMESSRGFTLTELLVVIAVIALLASLLLPALSKAKEKARQARCQGNLRQIGLGLILYVQDQERYPYSVVFREPTTLYTWDKSVEPYLENNWTNALFKCPSYRGPTYPIAPSPPGLFRDPARSYAYNARGTDLRVSGTGRPLLGLGGWSIVGLDEKPHKEPEISAPGDMIAIGDTIRYADQEYLVQSFRYTGGYLPSHRSGRPGLNLVFCDGHVEFNRADRLFERLPTPRRRWNYDNEPHPETWEKP
- a CDS encoding DUF4198 domain-containing protein yields the protein MRAFDVAQSCTLPYRRFAIGSAATNSGTPDWMTVAVEARSFAKRKFFRLPSGKPHDLKLTEGATVSGRVLRDGKPLKNLEMVLEPGKFTPPDFRKPGGLGPDMQPKDKPLRGAESPSF